One genomic window of Anaerolineae bacterium includes the following:
- a CDS encoding ATP synthase alpha chain: MTDYIQQISEELRKQIEVFEPEYQLKDIGTVIEAGDGIARVSGLSNIRSQELVEFENGVMGIAFNLEKDSVGVTIVGDYAGIEEGMQVRSTGRIASVPVGDGLIGRVVNALGQPIDGKGPIRFDGYRPIERIAPGVVLRKDVDTPVQTGIKAIDSMIPIGRGQRELIIGDRQTGKTALAIDTIINQKGKDLYCIYVAIGQKKAAVARTVALLEKYGAMDYTIVVVASADDPAAMQYIAPYAGCAMGEEFMETGRDALIVYDDLSKHAWAYRQVSLLLRRPPGREAYPGDVFYLHSRLLERAARLADEYVIVPKNFEGTLASPEDSVDGKVYGGPRAFHDAQEALKAMENSENYKIIKRRGSGGSLTALPIIETLLGDVSAYIPTNVISITDGQIYLENNLFYAGIRPAVNVGISVSRVGGDAQTKAMKQVAGRLRLEMAAFRELAAFAQFGSDLDKATQAQLNRGLHLQEILKQPQYEPMPLEQQVIVLFAGTQGYADKIPLEDMRRWETSLIRYMESSYPEIGKDIAEKKVITDETREKLVAALENFTASWQ, from the coding sequence ATGACGGATTATATTCAACAAATATCAGAAGAGCTTCGTAAGCAAATTGAGGTTTTTGAACCTGAATACCAGCTCAAAGACATTGGTACAGTAATTGAGGCGGGAGATGGAATTGCCCGCGTCAGTGGGTTGAGTAACATCCGTTCCCAAGAGTTGGTGGAATTTGAGAATGGCGTGATGGGGATCGCCTTTAATCTTGAAAAAGACAGCGTCGGAGTAACGATCGTTGGGGACTATGCCGGCATTGAAGAAGGAATGCAAGTGCGCTCAACCGGTCGGATCGCTTCTGTCCCGGTGGGAGATGGGTTGATTGGTAGGGTGGTAAATGCCCTTGGACAACCCATTGATGGAAAAGGACCGATCCGCTTTGATGGTTACCGTCCGATTGAACGTATTGCTCCGGGGGTTGTCTTGAGAAAAGATGTGGATACGCCGGTTCAGACCGGTATTAAAGCGATCGACTCGATGATCCCCATCGGTCGCGGACAGCGCGAGTTGATCATCGGCGACCGTCAAACGGGGAAGACGGCTCTGGCAATTGATACGATTATCAACCAGAAAGGAAAAGACCTTTATTGTATTTATGTTGCGATTGGACAGAAAAAAGCTGCCGTTGCTCGAACGGTTGCCTTGCTTGAGAAATATGGGGCAATGGATTACACAATTGTTGTCGTGGCTTCTGCAGATGACCCGGCTGCCATGCAATACATTGCACCTTATGCCGGTTGTGCGATGGGTGAGGAGTTCATGGAAACCGGTCGGGATGCCTTGATCGTTTATGATGACCTTTCAAAACATGCCTGGGCATATCGACAGGTTAGTTTGTTGCTTCGCCGCCCACCCGGACGTGAGGCTTACCCTGGAGATGTCTTCTATTTACACTCCCGCCTGTTGGAGCGGGCAGCACGCCTGGCTGATGAATATGTCATCGTACCGAAAAATTTCGAAGGGACCTTAGCCTCTCCCGAGGATAGTGTGGATGGCAAAGTCTATGGCGGTCCGCGGGCTTTCCATGATGCGCAGGAAGCCCTTAAGGCGATGGAGAATTCGGAAAATTATAAAATTATCAAGCGCCGTGGCTCGGGAGGCTCTTTGACAGCTTTGCCGATTATTGAAACGCTGCTGGGCGATGTTTCGGCATATATTCCAACCAATGTGATTTCAATTACCGACGGTCAAATTTATCTCGAAAACAACTTGTTCTATGCAGGTATTCGTCCCGCAGTTAACGTGGGTATTTCAGTATCTCGCGTAGGTGGAGATGCACAAACCAAAGCGATGAAGCAGGTAGCTGGACGCTTGCGCCTTGAAATGGCTGCCTTCCGTGAACTCGCTGCCTTTGCTCAATTTGGCTCTGACCTGGATAAAGCCACGCAGGCACAACTAAACCGCGGCTTACATCTCCAGGAGATCTTAAAACAACCGCAGTATGAACCAATGCCATTGGAGCAACAGGTAATCGTGCTGTTTGCCGGTACTCAGGGATATGCGGATAAGATTCCACTTGAAGATATGCGTCGCTGGGAAACGTCGCTGATCCGATATATGGAATCGTCCTATCCTGAAATCGGTAAAGATATTGCCGAAAAGAAGGTCATCACGGACGAAACACGGGAAAAATTAGTGGCAGCATTGGAGAATTTTACTGCCTCCTGGCAATAA
- a CDS encoding ATP synthase gamma chain, whose amino-acid sequence MAALMQTRPYATKAWQVLTHIARQPGRDNLHPLLNQRQQINAALVIVITSDRGLAGAYNTNIIRFTLQHFSQYPHPIRYIAVGRKGRDLLLRLRKNVIAEFSNLPAAPTFNDVSAIGKLAIDEFLSHRVDEVFLVYTDFVNMVRQIPAVKKILPLEVQYEEGRVESFELNSRHRIEATYIYEPDMNTILDRIVPRFTALQVYQAILEAQASEHAARMVAMKNATDAATELAASLQLEYNKARQQVITNEMLDIAGGAEALTSQR is encoded by the coding sequence ATGGCAGCTTTGATGCAGACCCGTCCGTATGCTACCAAAGCTTGGCAAGTGCTGACGCATATCGCTCGCCAACCCGGTCGAGACAATCTCCACCCGCTCTTGAATCAGCGCCAGCAAATTAATGCGGCGCTGGTGATTGTCATTACCAGCGATCGAGGTTTAGCCGGGGCATATAATACCAACATTATCCGTTTTACTTTACAGCATTTTTCCCAATATCCTCATCCCATTCGCTATATTGCGGTAGGTCGTAAGGGACGGGATCTGCTGCTGCGTCTGCGAAAGAATGTGATTGCTGAATTCAGCAATCTGCCGGCTGCGCCTACATTCAATGACGTTTCAGCAATTGGTAAATTGGCTATTGATGAATTCCTGTCTCATAGGGTGGATGAAGTTTTTCTGGTTTACACCGATTTCGTAAATATGGTCAGACAAATCCCAGCGGTCAAGAAGATTCTTCCCCTAGAGGTTCAATACGAAGAGGGGCGAGTGGAATCTTTTGAGCTTAATTCGCGCCATCGAATTGAAGCCACATATATTTATGAACCGGATATGAACACGATTCTGGATCGGATCGTGCCCCGTTTCACGGCACTGCAAGTCTATCAGGCAATTCTGGAAGCGCAAGCCAGCGAACACGCTGCCCGCATGGTGGCGATGAAAAATGCTACGGATGCAGCCACAGAACTTGCCGCTTCATTGCAACTTGAGTATAACAAAGCCCGCCAGCAGGTAATTACAAATGAGATGTTAGATATTGCTGGAGGAGCAGAAGCCTTAACCAGCCAGAGATAA
- a CDS encoding ATP synthase beta chain, translating into MVQTRGRVVQVLGGVVDVEFPPDQLPEVFDAVEVPRENAEPLVLEVQKHLGNNWVRCVAMDSTDGLQRGAIAYGTGNPIRVPVGPETLGRVFNVLGRPIDQKGEVKAKLYYPIHRSAPPFAEQATRVEVFETGIKVIDLIAPFTRGGKTGIFGGAGVGKTVIIMELIRSIATVHQGNSVFAGVGERTREGTQLYREMLESGVMKDTVMVFGQMNEPSGARLRVALSALSMAEYFRDQGRDVLLFIDNIFRFSMSGSEVSALLGRMPSAVGYQPTLATEMGELQERITSTRSGSITSMQAVYVPADDYSDPAPVATFTHLDATIALERSIAEKGIYPAVDPLASTSRILDPNIVGVEHYTTAREVQRVLQRYKDLQDIIAILGIDELSEDDKLIVARARKIERFFSQPFFVAQQFTGQEGRYVPLRETVRGFREILEGKHDDLPEQAFMMVGTIDEAVEKAKRMQQ; encoded by the coding sequence ATGGTTCAAACAAGAGGAAGAGTTGTTCAGGTCCTTGGCGGTGTGGTTGATGTTGAATTTCCACCCGATCAATTGCCGGAAGTGTTCGATGCAGTTGAAGTTCCCCGCGAGAACGCTGAACCCTTAGTCTTAGAAGTGCAGAAGCATCTCGGAAATAATTGGGTGCGTTGTGTGGCGATGGACTCCACCGATGGTTTGCAACGTGGAGCAATCGCTTATGGAACCGGAAACCCGATCAGGGTTCCGGTAGGTCCCGAAACCCTGGGACGTGTCTTCAATGTTTTAGGCCGACCTATTGACCAGAAAGGCGAGGTAAAAGCAAAGCTATATTACCCCATCCATCGCTCGGCGCCACCCTTTGCAGAACAGGCAACTCGGGTTGAGGTTTTTGAAACCGGAATTAAGGTGATTGATCTTATTGCTCCCTTTACCAGAGGAGGTAAAACGGGCATTTTCGGCGGTGCAGGGGTTGGGAAGACTGTGATTATCATGGAATTGATTCGTTCGATTGCAACCGTGCATCAGGGTAATTCAGTTTTTGCCGGTGTAGGTGAACGGACGCGCGAGGGCACCCAACTTTATAGAGAAATGCTTGAATCGGGTGTAATGAAAGACACGGTGATGGTCTTCGGTCAAATGAATGAGCCCTCTGGGGCAAGACTGCGTGTAGCTCTTTCTGCGTTGTCGATGGCGGAATATTTCCGCGATCAGGGGCGGGATGTGCTCCTGTTTATCGATAATATCTTTCGCTTCAGTATGTCTGGTTCGGAAGTCTCCGCACTTTTGGGAAGAATGCCCTCAGCGGTTGGTTACCAGCCTACCTTAGCTACAGAGATGGGCGAATTGCAGGAGCGCATTACTTCGACGCGCAGCGGTTCCATTACCTCGATGCAGGCGGTCTATGTTCCTGCGGATGATTATTCCGACCCGGCGCCTGTGGCAACCTTTACCCATCTGGATGCAACCATTGCTCTCGAACGTTCTATCGCTGAGAAAGGAATATATCCGGCTGTTGACCCGCTGGCATCGACCTCGCGTATTTTGGATCCAAACATTGTAGGGGTTGAACATTACACAACCGCGCGCGAGGTGCAGCGGGTATTACAACGCTATAAAGACTTACAGGATATTATTGCCATTCTTGGCATCGACGAACTTAGTGAAGATGACAAACTGATTGTTGCCAGAGCGCGCAAGATTGAACGCTTTTTCTCACAACCGTTCTTTGTTGCTCAGCAGTTTACCGGTCAAGAGGGTCGTTACGTCCCATTGCGAGAAACTGTACGTGGTTTTCGTGAAATTTTGGAAGGAAAACACGACGATTTACCCGAACAGGCTTTCATGATGGTCGGTACGATTGATGAAGCGGTAGAAAAAGCGAAACGGATGCAGCAATAG
- a CDS encoding ATP synthase epsilon chain, translating to MPIRCEIVSQDRVVFEGEADIVILPGSEGEMGILPNHAPLLSTLNYGVMEVRVQGKEHYFTVAGGIVDVQPDRVVVLTDAAEDIEEIDIRRAEEAKRKAEELLKAGPPPDTDEYLAIEAALKRSKLRLEAVKKYRGPSMPSYRRDES from the coding sequence ATGCCGATTCGGTGTGAAATTGTCTCACAAGATCGGGTAGTTTTTGAGGGGGAGGCGGATATTGTTATTTTGCCGGGTAGTGAAGGTGAAATGGGTATTTTACCGAATCATGCTCCTTTGCTTTCAACCTTGAACTACGGCGTCATGGAAGTACGTGTGCAGGGAAAGGAACACTATTTCACAGTAGCGGGAGGGATTGTTGATGTACAGCCAGATCGGGTAGTTGTACTGACGGACGCTGCAGAAGATATTGAGGAGATTGACATTCGGCGAGCGGAGGAAGCAAAGCGTAAGGCAGAAGAACTCCTTAAAGCGGGTCCTCCTCCGGATACTGATGAATATCTTGCGATTGAAGCTGCATTGAAGCGCTCGAAATTACGCTTAGAGGCAGTGAAAAAATATCGAGGACCTTCGATGCCATCCTATCGAAGAGATGAGTCCTGA
- a CDS encoding Rod shape-determining protein MreB has translation MALFSREFGIDLGTMFTRVVEGRQILFEEPTIAAIVVDEQKMVAWGQEALEMFGKVPETIEVTRPLQNGVVADYEVTENMLRWLLRKLSGPFRVVPPKVMITIPYGITSVESRAVHEAILEAGTREAYLIQQPLAAAIGADMPIGTPSGNMILCLGGGVTQAAVIAMYGIVAAETMRSGGMALDEAIIAYVRKKYGLIIGPLTAEQLKIKIGAAIPLEQEERMDVQGQDQVNGLPRGITLTTGEIVEAIQEPLRDIIETVRRVLEKTPPELVADIIDRGVAMTGGLALLRGLDRLLTKELGVPTYLVDNPKTAVAEGAAKGIKMVPVLRRNLPAV, from the coding sequence ATGGCACTCTTTTCACGCGAGTTTGGTATTGATTTAGGCACGATGTTTACCCGGGTTGTCGAAGGGCGGCAAATTCTATTCGAGGAACCGACCATTGCAGCAATCGTTGTCGATGAGCAAAAAATGGTTGCGTGGGGACAGGAAGCTCTCGAGATGTTCGGAAAAGTGCCTGAGACAATCGAGGTAACCCGCCCTTTGCAGAATGGGGTTGTAGCAGACTATGAAGTGACAGAAAACATGCTCCGCTGGTTGCTGCGGAAGCTGAGTGGACCTTTTCGGGTCGTTCCTCCAAAAGTTATGATCACCATTCCGTATGGGATCACCAGCGTTGAGAGTCGGGCAGTTCACGAAGCGATCCTGGAGGCTGGCACGCGAGAGGCTTATTTGATTCAACAACCTTTGGCAGCCGCAATCGGTGCAGATATGCCCATTGGAACACCAAGCGGCAATATGATTTTGTGTCTGGGCGGAGGGGTCACTCAAGCAGCCGTAATTGCTATGTATGGAATTGTTGCCGCTGAAACGATGCGCTCTGGAGGAATGGCACTCGATGAAGCGATCATCGCCTATGTGCGTAAAAAATATGGTCTGATCATAGGTCCTTTGACGGCAGAACAGCTTAAAATCAAAATTGGCGCGGCTATTCCCCTTGAACAAGAGGAGCGCATGGATGTCCAGGGACAAGACCAGGTAAATGGGCTTCCTCGAGGAATTACACTGACCACGGGTGAAATCGTCGAAGCGATTCAAGAGCCCCTTCGGGATATCATCGAAACGGTACGGAGAGTCCTGGAAAAAACTCCTCCAGAGTTGGTCGCAGATATCATCGACCGCGGCGTTGCCATGACCGGTGGACTCGCTCTTTTGCGCGGTTTGGATCGACTGCTGACCAAAGAATTAGGTGTGCCGACTTATTTAGTGGATAATCCAAAAACAGCGGTTGCGGAAGGGGCGGCAAAGGGGATCAAGATGGTGCCGGTACTACGCAGAAATTTACCCGCTGTATAA
- a CDS encoding Redox-sensitive transcriptional regulator (AT-rich DNA-binding protein), whose amino-acid sequence MPNRTIPDIVIGRLPQYLRSLQRMQSENRLITSSQELAERLGISAAQIRKDLSLFGEFGKQGTGYNIHFLIEKLRSILKVDRIWDIVVVGAGDIGSALARYQGFTNRGFRIVMVFDKDPSKIGTQIGNFIVQDSKFLTEAVQRAGIKIGMIAVPSAEAQSVADQLIRGGVRAILNYAPISINVPPYVRVQYIDPVIHLQRMTYYLD is encoded by the coding sequence ATGCCAAACCGAACCATTCCCGACATCGTCATCGGCCGATTGCCTCAATATCTTCGCTCGTTGCAGAGAATGCAAAGTGAAAATCGCCTGATCACTTCTTCTCAAGAACTGGCAGAACGGCTAGGTATCTCAGCAGCCCAGATTCGCAAAGACCTTTCGTTGTTTGGCGAGTTCGGTAAACAAGGTACCGGCTATAACATACACTTTCTGATCGAGAAACTGCGCTCAATTTTAAAGGTAGATCGAATCTGGGACATTGTGGTCGTCGGCGCAGGCGATATCGGGAGCGCATTAGCGCGTTACCAGGGGTTTACCAATCGAGGGTTTCGGATTGTGATGGTTTTTGATAAAGACCCATCCAAAATTGGCACCCAGATAGGCAACTTTATCGTCCAGGATAGCAAATTCCTGACAGAGGCAGTTCAGCGAGCAGGGATAAAAATTGGGATGATTGCCGTCCCCTCCGCTGAGGCGCAAAGTGTGGCAGATCAGTTGATCCGGGGTGGTGTGCGCGCTATCCTAAATTACGCACCGATCAGTATCAATGTACCACCCTATGTTCGAGTGCAATACATTGACCCCGTAATTCACCTCCAAAGGATGACCTATTACCTGGATTAA
- a CDS encoding GTP-binding protein Obg: MFIDEAVIYVKAGKGGDGIVHFRREKYIPFGGPDGGDGGKGGDVILEVNPFLNTLYHFRQKKTFKAQDGAPGGKQNMTGKSGEDLIIQVPAGTLVYNADSGELLGDLTQKGQRLIVARGGRGGRGNTHFATPVRQAPRIAEKGEPAEEVRLRLELKLIADVGIVGVPNAGKSTLLARVTNARPKIAPYPFTTIEPNLGVVVLDDDFSFTMADVPGLIEGAHKGVGLGVDFLKHVQRTKVLIHLLDGLSDDMVADFHQINSEMALFDPYLRKKPQIVAINKIDLPEVREKAERVRQELIKRNDLDRVWLISALSGENVRELLYQVAVLLRSLPEEDQEEQVPVYRVAKDPREFEILETPEGWRVVGEAIERAAAMTYWEYPQSVRRFQKILQALGVEEALRKAGVQEGDTVLIGDFELEWVE, translated from the coding sequence ATGTTTATTGATGAAGCAGTTATCTATGTAAAAGCTGGTAAAGGTGGCGATGGCATTGTCCATTTTCGCCGCGAAAAATATATCCCCTTTGGTGGACCGGATGGCGGGGATGGCGGCAAAGGTGGGGATGTTATCCTGGAAGTCAATCCTTTCCTCAACACGCTGTATCATTTTCGACAGAAGAAAACCTTCAAAGCTCAAGATGGTGCTCCTGGTGGAAAACAAAACATGACCGGCAAATCAGGTGAAGACTTAATCATCCAGGTGCCGGCCGGGACGCTGGTCTATAATGCCGATAGCGGAGAATTGTTAGGTGATCTTACTCAAAAAGGACAGCGACTCATCGTGGCGCGAGGTGGTCGGGGAGGGCGCGGCAATACACATTTTGCCACTCCAGTTCGTCAGGCTCCACGCATTGCTGAAAAGGGTGAGCCGGCAGAAGAGGTCCGCTTGCGTCTGGAATTAAAGTTAATTGCAGATGTTGGAATTGTTGGCGTGCCCAATGCAGGAAAATCGACTCTGTTGGCCAGGGTAACGAATGCCAGACCAAAGATCGCTCCTTATCCTTTTACCACCATAGAACCCAACCTGGGTGTGGTTGTCTTAGACGATGATTTTTCCTTTACCATGGCAGATGTACCTGGCTTAATCGAAGGTGCTCACAAAGGAGTAGGATTAGGAGTTGATTTTCTCAAGCATGTTCAGAGAACCAAAGTGCTGATTCATCTGTTAGATGGCTTATCGGATGATATGGTAGCCGATTTCCATCAGATCAATTCAGAAATGGCTCTCTTTGATCCCTACTTAAGAAAAAAACCTCAAATTGTGGCAATCAACAAAATCGATTTGCCTGAAGTGCGGGAGAAGGCGGAGAGAGTACGTCAAGAACTGATCAAGCGCAACGACCTGGACAGGGTATGGTTGATTTCTGCCCTGAGCGGCGAAAATGTACGCGAACTACTTTATCAGGTAGCTGTCTTGCTACGCTCGTTGCCAGAAGAAGACCAGGAAGAACAGGTGCCGGTTTATCGGGTGGCTAAAGATCCGCGGGAATTTGAGATACTTGAAACACCAGAGGGATGGCGAGTCGTTGGAGAGGCGATTGAACGCGCAGCAGCGATGACCTATTGGGAATATCCGCAATCGGTGAGACGGTTTCAAAAAATCCTGCAGGCTTTGGGCGTTGAGGAAGCATTGCGCAAAGCGGGTGTTCAAGAAGGTGATACCGTATTGATTGGAGATTTTGAATTAGAGTGGGTCGAGTAA
- a CDS encoding Nicotinate-nucleotide adenylyltransferase: MGRVNSAQKRIGILGGTFDPLHLGHLILAEEALFRLELDSVFFLLTPCPPHKTDQEITSLDHRLKMLELAICDQPAFTLSRVDIDRSPPHYAADSLLIIRETYPQARVFYLMGEDSLRDLTRWHEPARFLQQCDGIGVMRRAVSNDSLADLEKNLPGIEQKVIFLEAPRFDISSRQIRQRVAQGLPFRYFLPPAVYQYILLMGLYRT; encoded by the coding sequence GTGGGTCGAGTAAATTCTGCTCAGAAACGGATCGGAATTTTGGGGGGAACCTTTGATCCCCTGCATTTGGGTCATCTGATTCTGGCAGAGGAAGCGCTTTTTCGCCTGGAATTGGATTCCGTATTTTTCTTGTTAACCCCCTGCCCTCCCCATAAAACAGATCAAGAGATTACCTCTCTGGATCATCGTTTGAAAATGCTCGAACTCGCCATTTGCGATCAGCCGGCATTTACATTATCGCGCGTGGATATTGACCGTTCCCCTCCTCATTATGCAGCAGATTCTTTGCTCATCATTCGAGAGACCTACCCTCAAGCCAGAGTGTTTTATCTGATGGGAGAGGATTCTTTACGAGACTTAACCCGCTGGCATGAGCCAGCGCGCTTTCTCCAACAATGTGATGGAATAGGGGTGATGCGTCGAGCGGTCTCAAACGACTCGCTTGCTGACCTCGAAAAAAACTTGCCAGGAATAGAACAAAAGGTCATCTTTCTCGAGGCACCGCGTTTTGATATTTCTTCTCGTCAGATCCGGCAAAGAGTTGCACAAGGACTGCCATTTCGTTATTTTTTGCCCCCGGCTGTGTATCAATATATTCTCCTGATGGGATTATACCGTACCTGA
- a CDS encoding putative integral membrane protein, whose protein sequence is MLPLLISILLGFIPMLINAAWVYWLDRYEQEPRRLLGVVFVWGAVVAAFGALIVNSLWEAGLFLLTNSERLSSLSTYIISAPLIEESLKGIAVLIIFLRYRHEFDSILDGIVYASVVALGFAATENTFYIYEKGYLAAGITGLVTLTFLRVIVVGWQHPFYTAFIGIGFAASRLARAGIWRVLAPLLGFSVAVFTHSLHNLLSSVYPSLLTCLLGSLMDWSGWLAMFAFVLYTIYRERHLLENTLKEEVDLGILSEAQYYKTTSFTHRVVDPFINAFNGQYALVRRFHQLCGELAHKKAQSALLDDQIDYQQWIDQYRSELSKISRLLSG, encoded by the coding sequence ATGCTGCCTCTCCTGATCTCCATTCTATTAGGTTTTATCCCCATGTTGATCAATGCCGCCTGGGTTTACTGGCTCGACCGATACGAGCAGGAACCGAGGCGATTACTTGGCGTGGTTTTTGTGTGGGGAGCCGTGGTTGCAGCATTTGGAGCGCTCATCGTTAACTCTCTCTGGGAAGCCGGCTTGTTTCTCTTGACAAACTCAGAAAGACTCTCATCTTTATCGACTTACATTATCTCTGCCCCTCTGATTGAGGAGTCTTTAAAGGGTATAGCCGTACTCATCATATTTCTACGGTATCGGCATGAGTTTGATTCCATCCTGGATGGTATCGTCTATGCATCCGTAGTTGCTCTCGGGTTTGCTGCCACTGAGAATACTTTTTATATTTACGAAAAAGGCTATCTCGCCGCCGGTATCACCGGACTCGTGACCCTGACCTTTTTACGTGTTATCGTGGTTGGCTGGCAACATCCGTTTTACACTGCATTTATCGGCATTGGATTCGCAGCATCGCGTTTGGCGCGGGCAGGCATTTGGCGAGTTCTGGCACCTTTGCTTGGGTTCTCGGTTGCGGTATTTACTCACTCCCTGCACAACTTGCTGAGTTCAGTCTATCCCAGCCTTCTAACCTGCCTTTTAGGCTCGCTGATGGACTGGTCAGGCTGGCTGGCAATGTTCGCTTTTGTCCTCTACACGATATATCGCGAACGCCACCTGCTCGAAAATACCTTGAAGGAGGAGGTTGACCTTGGCATACTGTCCGAGGCTCAGTATTACAAAACCACCTCCTTTACACACCGCGTCGTTGACCCCTTTATCAACGCATTTAATGGGCAATATGCTTTAGTACGTCGCTTCCATCAGCTTTGTGGAGAACTTGCTCATAAAAAAGCTCAATCTGCTTTGCTTGATGATCAAATCGACTACCAGCAGTGGATCGATCAATATCGCTCGGAACTGTCAAAAATTTCCCGCTTGTTATCCGGCTAA
- a CDS encoding Fe-S oxidoreductase, with protein sequence MKAEKVLTPQMIQTRLLSILPTVQKPARYSGGELNQIVKDWQSTLLHICLVFPDIYDIGMSNLGLAILYDLINQRADALAERAFAPWVDMETKLRAYQLPLYSLETKHPLSEFDIIGFSLPYESLYTNVLNILDLANLEIWSEKRDEQHPLIIAGGHATYNPEPMAAFIDAFVIGEGEEVIQEIIDVFQDWRKSGASRASLLSRLARIDGIYVPSFYKAHYYLDGTFSHLEKTEESAPSTISKRIVAHLPPAPYRFIVPYIETVHERIPIEIMRGCTRGCRFCHAGMVTRPIRERPVSEIIETIQKAVQATGYNEVGLLSLSSSDYTHIADLVKEIQAHFSSSHLSISLPSLRIETFSVELMQALGTTRRGGFTLAPEAATERMRNIINKPISTQDLLQTTQAIFENGWSTIKLYFMIGHPLETLADVQAIVDLSREVLSMGRKIVGHRVQIHVSVSTFIPKPHTPFQWVACDSTENIETKLHLLQHNLRGKNLKLTWNPSEATFLEAWLSRGDRRLAQVIYLAWKHGAKFDAWNDQRKMDAWYQAFAESGLQPEFYTHRLRPLTEAFPWDHIDIGVRKKYLLQDYQRSLQEQTRPDCRQGCYACGILPKYNSLRREKGLTWKCPPLKIHSTA encoded by the coding sequence ATGAAAGCAGAAAAAGTTCTCACCCCTCAGATGATACAGACCAGACTTCTTTCAATTTTACCGACGGTACAGAAACCTGCCCGCTACAGCGGTGGAGAGCTAAACCAGATCGTAAAAGATTGGCAAAGCACACTCCTTCATATCTGTCTGGTATTCCCCGATATTTACGATATCGGTATGTCGAATTTAGGCCTTGCGATCCTCTATGACCTGATCAATCAAAGAGCCGATGCCCTTGCTGAACGTGCCTTTGCACCCTGGGTTGATATGGAGACGAAACTCCGCGCCTATCAGCTTCCTTTATACTCCCTCGAAACCAAGCATCCCCTTTCTGAATTTGATATTATTGGCTTCTCACTTCCCTACGAATCGCTTTATACCAATGTTCTTAATATCCTTGATCTGGCCAATCTCGAGATATGGTCAGAAAAACGTGATGAACAACATCCCCTGATTATCGCCGGCGGACATGCCACCTACAATCCAGAACCAATGGCAGCCTTTATTGACGCCTTCGTCATTGGCGAAGGAGAAGAAGTCATCCAAGAGATTATTGATGTATTTCAAGACTGGCGAAAATCTGGCGCAAGTCGCGCTTCACTCCTGAGTCGGTTGGCAAGAATTGATGGTATCTATGTTCCTTCATTTTATAAGGCTCATTATTACCTGGATGGCACCTTCTCGCATCTCGAGAAAACTGAAGAGTCAGCCCCCTCAACCATCTCGAAACGAATCGTGGCACATCTTCCACCGGCACCATACCGCTTTATCGTTCCCTATATCGAGACCGTTCATGAGCGCATCCCGATTGAAATCATGCGCGGCTGTACCCGTGGCTGTCGCTTTTGCCACGCTGGCATGGTCACCCGTCCGATCCGAGAGCGTCCTGTCTCAGAAATCATTGAGACTATCCAGAAAGCTGTCCAGGCTACCGGTTACAATGAAGTAGGTCTTCTCTCCCTCTCTTCCTCCGACTATACGCATATAGCGGATCTGGTCAAAGAAATTCAAGCTCATTTCTCCTCCAGCCATCTATCGATCTCTCTACCGTCTTTGCGGATTGAAACTTTCTCCGTCGAATTGATGCAGGCTTTAGGGACGACCCGTCGCGGGGGATTCACGCTTGCTCCCGAGGCGGCTACCGAACGGATGCGCAATATCATTAATAAGCCAATCTCTACCCAAGATCTCCTCCAAACAACTCAGGCGATCTTCGAAAACGGCTGGTCAACGATAAAACTCTATTTCATGATTGGACATCCTTTAGAGACTCTGGCGGATGTGCAGGCAATTGTCGATCTATCCCGAGAAGTCTTATCCATGGGCAGGAAAATCGTTGGTCATCGAGTCCAGATTCATGTCAGCGTCTCAACGTTCATCCCTAAACCTCATACCCCTTTTCAATGGGTAGCCTGCGATTCAACAGAAAACATTGAAACAAAGCTTCATCTTTTGCAACACAATTTGCGCGGCAAGAACCTCAAATTGACCTGGAATCCTTCCGAAGCAACCTTCCTGGAAGCCTGGCTTTCCCGTGGGGATCGCCGCCTTGCTCAGGTGATCTATCTTGCCTGGAAACACGGGGCTAAATTCGATGCCTGGAACGATCAGCGAAAAATGGACGCCTGGTATCAAGCTTTTGCAGAGAGTGGCTTACAACCAGAATTTTATACCCATCGCCTCCGTCCTCTCACAGAAGCCTTTCCCTGGGATCACATTGATATCGGGGTTCGGAAAAAGTATCTCCTTCAAGACTACCAGAGAAGTCTACAAGAACAAACCCGCCCCGATTGTCGCCAGGGTTGTTATGCCTGTGGTATCTTGCCGAAATACAATTCCCTGAGACGAGAAAAAGGTCTAACCTGGAAATGTCCGCCCCTCAAGATCCATAGCACAGCTTGA